In the Streptomyces sp. BHT-5-2 genome, one interval contains:
- a CDS encoding helix-turn-helix transcriptional regulator, with amino-acid sequence MAHFPDMQEADSNGQRLARIRMRRRWTQQRLATETGYSISAVKAFEQGRRALDRPAVILSLCRVLDCHPAEITGGPVIPPQSDLAGQAAVAGVAAVRRAVLRHGRPARPTEEEVANVDLVELRTRTRAANDDRHAAKLASAGETLPVLLRDLQVAAEVSEGTAHRAAFSMLATAYECAMQYLYKLGHVSDATLATERVVWSAEATGDPLRVLAAQWYDAGEFLNIGEHDEAGAIIDDALTTLTRVPSPPPEAVSLRGAFELKAALNHARAAEKDAADRHWRRAESAAHELGGDRDDWHLQFGPTNVAIWGVSLPVELGQGRLAVDRAKRVRLPETYSRERRSHHFIDIGRAHFYNGQRDQALDAFLQAERLAPQATRMHAGVRETVGTMLRTQKRGRLAELGIRLGVV; translated from the coding sequence ATGGCCCACTTCCCTGACATGCAAGAGGCGGACAGCAACGGCCAGCGGCTTGCGCGCATTCGGATGCGCCGCCGATGGACACAGCAGCGTCTTGCCACCGAGACCGGGTACAGCATTTCCGCGGTAAAGGCATTCGAGCAGGGGCGCAGGGCGCTGGACCGGCCCGCAGTGATCCTCTCCCTGTGCCGCGTCCTCGACTGCCATCCGGCCGAGATCACCGGAGGCCCCGTAATCCCCCCACAATCCGACCTCGCCGGGCAGGCGGCAGTCGCCGGCGTGGCGGCGGTCCGTCGAGCGGTCCTCCGGCACGGTCGGCCTGCGCGTCCGACCGAGGAAGAGGTCGCGAACGTAGACCTTGTCGAGCTACGCACCCGGACCCGGGCGGCCAACGACGACCGCCACGCGGCGAAGTTGGCAAGCGCCGGCGAGACACTGCCCGTCTTGCTCCGGGACCTCCAAGTTGCGGCCGAGGTCTCCGAAGGCACTGCACACCGAGCGGCGTTCTCGATGCTGGCCACCGCCTACGAGTGCGCCATGCAGTACCTGTACAAGCTGGGTCATGTCTCGGACGCCACCCTCGCGACGGAACGTGTCGTGTGGTCTGCCGAGGCCACCGGCGACCCGCTGCGTGTTCTGGCCGCCCAGTGGTACGACGCCGGTGAGTTCCTGAACATCGGTGAGCACGACGAGGCGGGGGCCATCATCGATGACGCCTTGACGACGCTCACGCGCGTGCCGTCACCACCGCCCGAAGCAGTGTCGCTCCGTGGCGCCTTCGAGCTGAAGGCCGCCTTGAACCACGCCCGCGCGGCCGAAAAAGACGCGGCCGACCGCCATTGGCGAAGGGCGGAATCGGCAGCGCACGAGCTTGGCGGGGACCGCGACGACTGGCATCTCCAGTTCGGGCCCACGAACGTAGCGATCTGGGGTGTGAGCCTGCCCGTCGAGCTGGGGCAGGGGCGCCTGGCCGTCGACAGAGCGAAGCGGGTCAGGTTGCCGGAGACCTACAGTCGCGAGCGCCGCTCACACCACTTCATCGACATAGGGCGCGCGCACTTCTACAACGGGCAGCGTGACCAGGCACTGGACGCGTTTCTCCAGGCGGAACGCCTCGCCCCGCAGGCAACCCGGATGCATGCGGGAGTCCGCGAGACCGTGGGCACAATGCTCCGCACTCAGAAGCGCGGACGGCTGGCCGAACTGGGCATTCGCCTGGGGGTGGTGTGA
- a CDS encoding amidohydrolase family protein: METTEPDKSSSSDKADGSNEAFPRIISVDDHTVEPPDVWQNRLPSKYHDTGPRIVRAPIRDMTFVGGKFTPTMGAPGEGGPIADWWVYEDLRRPLTRLDTAVGHPRDEIRLEGITYEQMRPGSYSVPERLADMDVNHVQSALCFPTFPRFCGQTFTEAEDRELGLLGVRAYNDWMVEEWCGPQAGGRLIPLTIVPLWDAELAAEEVRRNADRGVRAVCFSEIPPHLGLPSIHTDHWDPFLRACDETGTVVAMHIGSSSRMPSTSADAPPAVGSTITFANCCFSMTDWLMSGKFDRFPGLRIMYAEGQIGWIPYILERADIVWEENRAWGGVADKVLRPPSELFAGRVYGCFFDDAFGLRNLDAIGVGNVLYETDYPHSDSTWPKSRQIAESQMAHLDHDTVRRIVRGNAIELLGLTGEGLWGPSVGGS; encoded by the coding sequence ATGGAGACCACGGAACCCGACAAGTCCAGTAGCTCCGACAAGGCCGACGGATCGAACGAAGCCTTCCCCCGGATCATCTCGGTCGACGACCACACCGTGGAGCCCCCCGACGTCTGGCAAAACCGGCTCCCGTCGAAGTACCACGACACCGGCCCGCGCATCGTCCGCGCCCCGATCAGGGACATGACCTTCGTCGGCGGCAAGTTCACCCCGACGATGGGCGCCCCGGGGGAGGGCGGCCCGATAGCCGACTGGTGGGTCTACGAGGACCTGCGCCGTCCGCTGACCCGCCTGGACACCGCCGTCGGCCACCCCCGCGACGAGATCAGGCTGGAGGGCATCACCTACGAGCAGATGCGCCCCGGCTCCTACAGCGTCCCCGAACGCCTGGCCGACATGGACGTCAACCACGTCCAGTCCGCCCTCTGCTTCCCCACCTTCCCCCGCTTCTGCGGCCAGACCTTCACCGAGGCCGAGGACCGCGAACTGGGGCTGCTGGGCGTGCGCGCGTACAACGACTGGATGGTGGAGGAGTGGTGCGGCCCGCAGGCCGGCGGCCGGCTGATCCCGCTGACGATCGTCCCCCTGTGGGACGCGGAGCTCGCCGCCGAGGAGGTGCGCCGCAACGCGGACCGCGGCGTCCGCGCCGTCTGCTTCAGCGAGATCCCGCCGCACCTGGGGCTGCCCAGCATCCACACCGACCACTGGGACCCGTTCCTGCGCGCCTGCGACGAGACCGGCACGGTCGTCGCCATGCACATCGGCTCGTCCTCCAGGATGCCGTCCACGTCGGCCGACGCCCCGCCCGCGGTCGGCTCCACGATCACCTTCGCCAACTGCTGCTTCTCGATGACCGACTGGCTGATGAGCGGCAAGTTCGACCGCTTCCCGGGGCTGCGGATCATGTACGCCGAGGGGCAGATCGGTTGGATCCCCTACATCCTGGAGCGCGCCGACATCGTCTGGGAGGAGAACCGCGCCTGGGGCGGTGTCGCCGACAAGGTCCTCCGGCCCCCGTCCGAACTCTTCGCGGGCCGCGTCTACGGCTGCTTCTTCGACGACGCCTTCGGCCTGCGGAACCTCGACGCGATCGGCGTCGGCAACGTCCTCTACGAGACCGACTACCCCCACTCGGACTCCACCTGGCCCAAGTCCCGCCAGATCGCCGAGTCCCAGATGGCCCACCTCGACCACGACACCGTCCGACGCATCGTCCGCGGCAACGCCATCGAACTGCTGGGGCTCACGGGGGAGGGGCTTTGGGGGCCGTCGGTGGGCGGGAGCTGA
- a CDS encoding TIGR03619 family F420-dependent LLM class oxidoreductase, producing MVQVLPQGRLVYGMQLPVQAQSAVFAEGWEAGAGPADLVAVARAADRAGFAYVACCEHVAIPRRLAGAMGTVWYDPVATLSYLAAVTERVRLLSHVAVVGLRHPLVGAKQYATVDRLSGGRLILGVGAGHVREEFEALGVDFARRGAVLDEAIDALKAALGEEEFPEFKGERFGFGGLALGPRPVQSPRPPVWVGGSSPAAVRRAAVRGDGWLPQGDRREELPRQIGRLLRTREAAGIAEPIEIGAIAEPVYVGEPGWDVGRRTLVGAPERIAASLREYGAMGVRQVQVRFRSRGRSELVEQMAAFGAEVGPLLND from the coding sequence ATGGTGCAAGTGCTGCCGCAGGGGCGGCTGGTGTACGGGATGCAGCTGCCGGTGCAGGCGCAGAGCGCGGTCTTCGCGGAGGGGTGGGAGGCGGGGGCCGGGCCGGCGGATCTGGTGGCGGTGGCGCGGGCGGCGGACCGGGCCGGGTTCGCGTATGTGGCGTGCTGTGAGCATGTGGCGATACCGCGGCGGCTGGCCGGGGCGATGGGGACGGTCTGGTACGACCCGGTGGCCACGCTGTCCTATCTGGCGGCGGTCACGGAGCGGGTCCGGCTGCTCAGTCATGTGGCGGTGGTGGGGCTGCGGCATCCGCTGGTCGGCGCCAAGCAGTACGCGACGGTGGACCGGCTGTCCGGCGGGCGGCTGATCCTCGGGGTCGGCGCCGGGCATGTGCGCGAGGAGTTCGAGGCGCTCGGGGTGGACTTCGCGCGGCGGGGCGCGGTGCTGGACGAGGCGATCGACGCGTTGAAGGCGGCGTTGGGGGAGGAGGAGTTCCCCGAGTTCAAGGGGGAGCGGTTCGGGTTCGGGGGGTTGGCGTTGGGGCCGCGGCCGGTGCAGTCGCCGCGGCCTCCGGTGTGGGTGGGGGGCTCGTCCCCGGCGGCGGTGCGGCGGGCGGCGGTGCGCGGGGACGGCTGGCTGCCGCAGGGGGACCGGAGGGAGGAGCTGCCACGGCAGATCGGGAGGTTGCTGCGGACGCGGGAGGCGGCCGGGATCGCCGAGCCGATCGAGATCGGGGCGATCGCGGAGCCGGTGTACGTGGGCGAGCCGGGGTGGGACGTCGGGCGGCGGACGCTCGTCGGGGCGCCGGAGCGGATCGCCGCCTCGCTGCGGGAGTACGGGGCGATGGGGGTGCGGCAGGTCCAGGTGCGGTTCCGCAGCCGCGGCCGGTCCGAACTGGTCGAGCAGATGGCGGCCTTCGGGGCCGAGGTCGGTCCGCTGCTGAACGACTGA
- a CDS encoding helix-turn-helix transcriptional regulator, with the protein MGRALRTLRIASGLTGSTVARRASMSAGKLSKIENGRTLPTIQDVDPVLSALGISEAVKDEFLATVRIEVTEATAWRLLRRLGPWKHQHTIKAIEAATASLRLFQGQLVPGLLQTAEYASAVFGLPPALPEETRARTVAARLERQAALYEGGRSFHFLICEHALRWLICAPAVMALQLDRLVSLSRLANVRIGIVPQAGRMPDFPMNCFSLHDDWLVIIETFYAEYTTRDPKDVEIYTATFNRFTEVAFYGDTMRDLAEGIRDELLREQETG; encoded by the coding sequence ATCGGCAGGGCCCTTCGGACGCTGCGGATCGCCTCCGGACTGACCGGAAGCACCGTGGCCCGAAGGGCTTCGATGTCAGCCGGAAAACTATCCAAGATCGAAAATGGGCGAACTCTGCCCACGATCCAGGACGTAGACCCGGTCCTGAGCGCCCTCGGCATTTCCGAAGCGGTGAAAGACGAATTCCTGGCCACAGTCCGTATAGAAGTCACAGAAGCCACCGCGTGGCGCCTGCTACGCCGCCTGGGGCCGTGGAAACACCAGCACACCATCAAGGCCATTGAGGCCGCCACCGCTTCTCTCAGGCTGTTTCAGGGGCAGTTGGTTCCTGGACTGCTCCAGACCGCCGAATACGCATCCGCAGTGTTCGGACTGCCCCCGGCGCTGCCCGAGGAGACCAGGGCACGAACGGTGGCAGCGCGACTTGAGCGACAAGCGGCCCTGTACGAAGGCGGGCGGAGCTTCCACTTTCTGATCTGTGAGCACGCCCTTCGGTGGCTGATCTGTGCGCCTGCCGTGATGGCCCTCCAGCTCGACCGGTTGGTCTCCCTCTCCCGGCTCGCCAACGTCCGCATCGGGATCGTGCCGCAGGCAGGCCGCATGCCGGACTTCCCGATGAACTGCTTCAGTCTTCACGACGACTGGCTGGTCATCATCGAAACGTTTTATGCCGAGTACACAACTCGTGACCCGAAAGACGTGGAGATCTATACCGCGACGTTCAATCGTTTCACCGAAGTCGCCTTCTACGGAGACACCATGAGGGACCTGGCTGAAGGAATCCGAGACGAACTCTTGAGGGAACAGGAAACAGGCTAG
- a CDS encoding class I adenylate-forming enzyme family protein — MFEIGRVRTLWELVEYRARASGGAPMFFDGGGGPSITFRGVRDAALRAAAGFRELGIGPGTRVMWQLPTRVETIVASLALARLGAVQTPVIHLHRAREVGFVLAESAAEFALVPGVWRGFDYAAMARGAARGRDGVRVLSMADGLPDGDPGTLPEPPEEADGRTRWIYYTSGTTSAPKGVEHTDASLIAGGVGLATALGMSAADIGSIAFPYAHIAGPDYVVAMLVSGFPAVVLETFDAERAAAVYRRHGVTMAGGSTAFYQAFHDASRRRRRAAPDAGPLIPSLRLLSGGGAPLPPELYRAAGRELGCAVVHGYGMTECPMIAMGTPYDSDEQLAHTVGRPVAGARVRIVRADGSEAATGETGEVTVSGPMVCRRYTDPALTAEAFTADGFFRTGDLGRLRADGHLVLTGRLKDIIIRKGENISAQEIEDLVRTHPAVAEAAVIGLPDRERGERVCAVVTLAGEGDGAGGRDADEGGAGALSLATLCAHLRAAGLMTQKLPEQLEITDTLPRGGPLNKVLKAALRERYGR, encoded by the coding sequence GTGTTCGAGATCGGCCGTGTACGCACGTTGTGGGAGCTGGTCGAGTACCGGGCGCGGGCCTCCGGCGGCGCGCCGATGTTCTTCGACGGGGGCGGCGGGCCGAGCATCACCTTCCGCGGGGTGCGGGACGCGGCGCTGCGCGCGGCGGCCGGTTTCCGGGAGCTGGGGATCGGGCCCGGGACACGGGTGATGTGGCAGTTGCCGACGCGCGTCGAGACGATCGTCGCGTCGCTCGCGTTGGCCCGGCTCGGGGCCGTGCAGACCCCGGTGATCCATCTCCACCGGGCCCGGGAGGTCGGGTTCGTCCTGGCGGAGTCGGCGGCGGAGTTCGCCCTCGTGCCCGGGGTGTGGCGGGGGTTCGACTACGCGGCGATGGCCCGCGGGGCGGCCCGGGGGCGCGACGGTGTGCGGGTGCTCTCCATGGCGGACGGGCTGCCGGACGGGGACCCGGGCACGCTGCCGGAGCCCCCGGAGGAAGCGGACGGCCGCACCCGATGGATCTACTACACGTCCGGAACGACCTCCGCGCCCAAGGGAGTCGAGCACACCGACGCCTCGCTCATCGCGGGCGGGGTGGGGCTGGCCACCGCGCTCGGGATGTCGGCCGCCGACATCGGCTCGATCGCGTTCCCCTACGCGCATATCGCCGGGCCGGACTACGTCGTCGCCATGCTGGTCAGCGGCTTCCCGGCAGTCGTACTGGAGACGTTCGACGCGGAGCGGGCCGCCGCGGTCTACCGGCGCCACGGGGTGACGATGGCGGGCGGCAGCACCGCCTTCTACCAGGCGTTCCACGACGCGTCGCGACGCCGCCGGCGGGCCGCGCCGGACGCCGGGCCGCTGATCCCCTCGCTGCGGCTGCTGTCCGGCGGCGGCGCGCCGCTGCCGCCCGAGCTGTACCGGGCGGCCGGGCGCGAACTGGGCTGCGCGGTCGTGCACGGATACGGGATGACCGAGTGCCCGATGATCGCGATGGGGACGCCGTACGACAGCGACGAACAGCTGGCGCACACGGTGGGCCGGCCGGTGGCGGGCGCGCGGGTGCGGATCGTACGGGCCGACGGGAGCGAGGCCGCGACCGGCGAGACCGGTGAGGTCACGGTCTCCGGGCCGATGGTCTGCCGGCGGTACACCGATCCCGCGCTGACGGCGGAGGCGTTCACCGCGGACGGCTTCTTCCGCACCGGCGACCTGGGGCGACTGCGCGCCGACGGGCACCTGGTGCTCACCGGGCGGCTGAAGGACATCATCATCCGCAAGGGCGAGAACATCTCGGCGCAGGAGATCGAGGACCTGGTACGCACCCACCCGGCGGTGGCGGAGGCGGCGGTGATCGGCCTGCCGGACCGGGAGCGGGGGGAGCGGGTCTGCGCGGTCGTCACGCTCGCCGGGGAGGGGGATGGGGCTGGGGGCAGGGACGCGGACGAGGGCGGGGCGGGGGCACTGAGCCTGGCCACGCTCTGCGCGCATCTGCGGGCGGCCGGCCTGATGACGCAGAAGCTGCCCGAACAGCTGGAGATCACCGACACCCTGCCGCGCGGCGGACCGCTGAACAAGGTGCTGAAGGCGGCGCTGCGGGAACGGTACGGGCGCTAG
- a CDS encoding BTAD domain-containing putative transcriptional regulator, whose product MDDGPGQVRERLRFTVLGPVRAWRGETPLAAGSPQQRALLAALLLRGGRTATAPELVDALWGDEPPHAALAALRTYASRLRKALGADAEALVSESGGYALRPVDGRPLDLDHDTAEQFAAEAEKAKAAGDRGRARELLDAALDLWDGEPLAGLPGPYAENQRTRLQERRLSLTETRLELDLEAGCHAEAVSELTALTAAHPLRERLRELLMLALYRSGRQAEALAVYADTRRLLADELGVDPCASLSELHQRILRADTELDAPAAGDSGSTESTVVRPRQLPATVADFTGRTAFVTELSDQLATAEGSVMAVSAVAGIGGVGKTTLAVHVAHTAREHFPDGQLYVDLQGAGHNPAEPEAVLGAFLRALGTADSAIPDGLEERAALYRSALAGRRVLALLDNARDAAQVRPLLPGTAGCAALITSRSRMIDLASAHLVDLDVMSPEEALTLFTRIVGEERVTSERKAAMAVVGACGFLPLAIRIAASRLAARRTWTVSTLASKLADERRRLDELRAGDLAVKATFELGYKQLEPAQARAFRLLGLADGPDISLTAAAALLDLDTEETEELLESLVDTSLLESAAPGRYRYHDLVRLYARACAERDEHPPSERDAALSRLLDFYLVTASRMYALERPGDRLIAHMEHSEHPGLKFQDRASALEWLFSEAGCLLACARQSTTPAMLRRAADLLLLTKDLAESGADALQYEQANTTLLAAARDAGDAHAEARIHTALAYVRTLSGRLEDADENAKSAMLLGLASGDPFSSSYAPNDRGIIANAQRRHEDAEAYLLQALAAFRDDGNRQSEASALCNLSRVHLDTGRVKSAISLAEDGIAIYRELGAKRRLANGMYALALAYTQAGRLAEATERLAAALGIFQDSRQRFWEGMTNFRLAEVDLAAGRPTAAANRAEQALTALRGIGGESWRACALTTLGRALNEIGHSGRARVCWQEALAIFERLGSAESTAVRRLLAPATVG is encoded by the coding sequence ATGGACGACGGTCCGGGACAGGTGCGGGAGCGGCTCCGCTTCACCGTGCTCGGTCCCGTGCGGGCCTGGCGCGGCGAGACGCCGTTGGCGGCGGGTTCGCCGCAGCAGCGCGCCCTGCTCGCGGCGCTGCTGCTGCGCGGCGGCCGGACCGCCACCGCGCCCGAGCTCGTCGACGCCCTGTGGGGCGACGAACCGCCGCATGCCGCACTGGCCGCCCTGCGGACCTACGCCTCCCGGCTCCGCAAGGCGCTCGGCGCCGACGCGGAGGCCCTGGTCAGCGAGTCCGGCGGCTACGCGCTGCGGCCCGTGGACGGCCGGCCCCTGGACCTCGACCACGACACCGCCGAGCAGTTCGCCGCCGAGGCGGAGAAGGCCAAGGCCGCCGGCGACCGCGGCCGGGCCCGCGAACTCCTCGACGCCGCACTGGACCTGTGGGACGGCGAACCGCTCGCCGGGCTGCCCGGCCCGTACGCCGAGAACCAGCGGACCCGCCTCCAGGAGCGGCGGCTGTCGCTGACCGAGACCCGTCTCGAACTCGACCTGGAAGCCGGCTGCCACGCCGAGGCGGTCTCCGAGCTGACCGCGCTGACCGCCGCGCACCCGCTGCGCGAGCGGCTGCGGGAGCTGCTGATGCTGGCGCTGTACCGCAGCGGCCGGCAGGCCGAGGCGCTCGCGGTGTACGCCGACACCCGCCGACTGCTCGCGGACGAGCTGGGCGTGGACCCCTGCGCCTCGCTCTCCGAACTCCACCAGCGGATCCTGCGGGCCGACACCGAACTGGACGCGCCGGCCGCCGGCGACTCCGGCTCGACCGAGTCCACCGTCGTCCGTCCCCGCCAACTCCCGGCCACCGTCGCCGATTTCACCGGCCGCACCGCCTTCGTCACCGAGCTCAGCGACCAGCTGGCCACGGCCGAGGGCAGCGTGATGGCGGTCTCGGCCGTCGCCGGGATCGGCGGGGTCGGGAAGACGACCCTGGCGGTGCATGTCGCGCACACCGCGCGCGAGCACTTCCCCGACGGCCAGCTCTACGTCGACCTCCAGGGGGCGGGGCACAACCCGGCCGAACCGGAGGCCGTGCTGGGCGCGTTCCTGCGCGCCCTGGGGACGGCGGACTCCGCCATCCCGGACGGCCTGGAGGAGCGGGCGGCGCTCTACCGCTCCGCGCTCGCCGGACGGCGCGTCCTGGCGCTGCTGGACAACGCCCGGGACGCCGCCCAGGTCCGTCCCCTGCTGCCCGGTACGGCGGGGTGCGCGGCCCTGATCACCAGCCGGTCGCGGATGATCGACCTCGCCTCCGCCCACCTGGTCGACCTCGACGTGATGAGCCCCGAGGAGGCCCTGACCCTCTTCACCCGCATCGTCGGCGAGGAGCGCGTGACGTCCGAGCGGAAGGCCGCCATGGCCGTCGTCGGCGCCTGCGGCTTCCTGCCGCTGGCCATCCGCATCGCCGCGTCCCGGCTGGCCGCCCGCCGCACCTGGACGGTCTCGACCCTGGCCAGCAAGCTCGCCGACGAGCGCCGCCGGCTGGACGAACTCCGCGCCGGCGACCTGGCCGTGAAGGCCACCTTCGAACTCGGCTACAAGCAGCTGGAGCCCGCCCAGGCCCGCGCCTTCCGCCTCCTGGGCCTGGCCGACGGCCCGGACATCTCCCTGACCGCGGCGGCCGCCCTCCTCGACCTGGACACCGAGGAGACGGAGGAACTCCTCGAATCCCTCGTCGACACCTCCCTGCTGGAGTCCGCCGCACCGGGCCGCTACCGCTACCACGACCTCGTCCGCCTCTACGCCCGGGCCTGCGCCGAACGCGACGAACACCCGCCGTCCGAGCGCGACGCGGCGCTGTCGCGGCTGCTGGACTTCTACTTGGTGACGGCGTCGCGGATGTACGCGCTGGAGCGCCCCGGCGACCGGCTGATCGCCCACATGGAACACTCCGAGCACCCGGGACTGAAGTTCCAGGACCGGGCCTCGGCACTGGAGTGGCTGTTCAGCGAGGCTGGATGCCTGCTGGCCTGCGCGCGACAGTCCACGACCCCGGCCATGCTTCGCCGCGCCGCCGACCTGCTGCTGCTCACCAAGGACTTGGCCGAGTCGGGTGCCGACGCCCTCCAGTACGAGCAGGCGAACACCACGCTGCTGGCGGCGGCCCGCGACGCCGGCGACGCGCACGCCGAGGCCCGCATCCACACGGCGCTCGCGTACGTCCGGACCCTGTCGGGCCGGCTGGAGGACGCCGACGAGAACGCGAAGTCCGCGATGCTGCTGGGGCTCGCCTCCGGAGACCCGTTCTCCTCGTCGTACGCGCCCAACGACCGCGGCATCATCGCCAACGCGCAGCGCCGCCACGAGGACGCCGAGGCGTATCTCCTGCAGGCCCTGGCGGCCTTCCGCGACGACGGGAACCGGCAGTCCGAGGCCAGTGCACTGTGCAACCTCTCCCGGGTGCACCTGGACACCGGCCGGGTGAAGAGTGCCATCAGCCTGGCGGAGGACGGCATCGCCATCTACCGCGAACTCGGCGCCAAGCGCCGCCTCGCCAACGGCATGTACGCACTCGCCCTGGCATACACCCAGGCCGGGCGGCTGGCCGAGGCAACCGAGCGACTGGCTGCCGCCCTCGGCATCTTCCAGGACAGCCGGCAGCGCTTCTGGGAAGGTATGACCAATTTCCGGCTGGCCGAGGTCGATTTGGCGGCCGGCCGCCCCACTGCCGCCGCCAACCGCGCCGAGCAGGCGCTGACCGCGCTGCGCGGAATCGGTGGGGAATCCTGGCGGGCCTGCGCCCTGACCACGCTGGGCCGGGCGTTGAACGAGATAGGGCACAGCGGTCGGGCACGCGTGTGCTGGCAGGAGGCCCTGGCCATCTTCGAGCGTCTCGGCTCCGCGGAAAGCACCGCGGTCCGGAGGCTTCTTGCCCCGGCGACGGTCGGCTGA
- a CDS encoding TIGR03619 family F420-dependent LLM class oxidoreductase, producing MNDDARSAQQPTVLPTVHPAAGGRPPGRMRLHVVLPSESGAMAAGAPVELAREAEGLGYAGVWLPDHLLPPGPYGRLPERYGGVYEALTTLAYLAAATERVVLGTSVLIAPLREPLLLARQSATLARLSGGRFVLGVGVGWQPYEFDAAGVDFGDRGALTDRALRLVRHLHTGAGGPYDDGHLAFDGRAVFEPRPEEPVPFLVGGNSDAALRRAAEFGGYWQAVGLAPREFAERAARLRRRAAGRGTRVAAGARIAWDGPDRTAAELAAEVAAWEAAGAADLGVWFGAADDGFADRMRALAEATGVTDGRVPGLSGQGG from the coding sequence ATGAACGACGACGCTCGCAGCGCACAGCAGCCCACGGTGCTCCCCACCGTCCACCCCGCAGCCGGCGGGCGACCGCCGGGGCGGATGCGGCTGCACGTCGTGCTGCCGTCCGAGTCGGGGGCGATGGCCGCCGGTGCGCCGGTGGAGCTGGCGCGGGAGGCGGAGGGGCTGGGGTACGCGGGGGTCTGGCTGCCGGACCATCTGCTGCCGCCGGGCCCGTACGGGCGACTGCCGGAGCGTTACGGCGGGGTGTACGAGGCGCTGACCACCCTCGCGTACCTGGCCGCGGCGACCGAACGGGTCGTGCTGGGGACGTCGGTGCTGATCGCCCCGCTGCGGGAACCGCTGCTGCTGGCGCGGCAGTCGGCGACGCTGGCGCGGCTGAGCGGCGGCCGGTTCGTGCTGGGCGTCGGCGTGGGGTGGCAGCCCTACGAGTTCGACGCGGCCGGGGTGGACTTCGGCGACCGGGGTGCGCTGACGGACCGTGCGCTGCGGCTGGTGCGGCATCTGCACACGGGGGCGGGCGGGCCGTACGACGACGGGCATCTGGCGTTCGACGGGCGGGCGGTGTTCGAGCCGCGGCCCGAGGAGCCGGTGCCGTTCCTGGTCGGCGGGAACTCGGACGCGGCGCTGCGGCGCGCGGCGGAGTTCGGCGGCTACTGGCAGGCCGTGGGGCTCGCGCCGCGGGAGTTCGCGGAGCGGGCGGCGCGGCTGCGGCGCCGGGCCGCCGGGCGCGGGACCCGGGTGGCGGCCGGGGCCCGGATCGCCTGGGACGGCCCGGACCGGACGGCGGCGGAGCTGGCGGCCGAGGTCGCGGCCTGGGAGGCGGCCGGCGCGGCGGACCTCGGGGTGTGGTTCGGGGCGGCGGACGACGGCTTCGCCGATCGGATGCGGGCACTGGCGGAGGCGACCGGGGTGACCGACGGCCGCGTCCCCGGCCTCTCGGGGCAAGGCGGCTAG
- a CDS encoding DUF6879 family protein: protein MLSGEQFGRLFESFERTAFRLETLPEYDVEEEREEIARFLAGEDMGPEWADNPWVRSMTDKGKQVSRVHVLTSPLTDYLRYELAAYPGNIKAGESIGIIDFAEQAVKGLPGHDFWLFDDRQVYRMHYTETGAFIGGELLPPGKLSEYQGYRDLALTHAVPFADYWERQH, encoded by the coding sequence GTGCTCAGCGGTGAGCAGTTCGGCCGGCTCTTCGAGAGCTTCGAGCGGACGGCGTTCCGGCTGGAGACGCTGCCCGAGTACGACGTCGAGGAAGAGCGCGAAGAGATCGCTCGTTTCCTTGCCGGTGAAGACATGGGTCCGGAGTGGGCCGACAACCCTTGGGTGCGGTCGATGACTGACAAGGGCAAGCAGGTGTCTCGGGTCCACGTCCTTACATCGCCGTTGACCGACTACCTGCGATACGAGCTCGCTGCATACCCCGGCAACATCAAGGCCGGGGAATCCATCGGGATCATCGATTTCGCCGAGCAGGCCGTAAAAGGTCTTCCCGGACACGACTTCTGGCTGTTCGACGACCGTCAGGTCTACCGCATGCACTACACGGAGACCGGCGCATTTATCGGCGGTGAGCTGCTGCCACCGGGCAAGCTGAGCGAGTACCAGGGCTACCGCGACTTGGCGTTGACTCATGCTGTGCCGTTCGCGGACTACTGGGAGCGGCAGCACTGA